The Streptomyces sp. Mut1 genome window below encodes:
- a CDS encoding STAS domain-containing protein → MQIVPRHERGALVLAVTGDLDIDNVAPLGAALENASLEGTGPVVVDLSDVSFADSTTVNVLLQGQTALGPRLRLAAPSVFMERLIGVLGLDSALPVFPSVAEAIDPGLPG, encoded by the coding sequence ATGCAGATCGTCCCACGTCACGAACGGGGAGCGCTGGTGCTCGCGGTAACCGGCGACCTCGACATCGACAACGTCGCGCCTCTCGGCGCGGCGTTGGAGAACGCGTCGCTGGAGGGCACCGGGCCGGTCGTCGTCGACCTCTCGGACGTGAGTTTCGCCGACTCCACCACGGTGAACGTGCTCCTTCAGGGGCAGACCGCGCTCGGCCCCAGGCTGCGGCTGGCCGCGCCCTCCGTCTTCATGGAGCGGCTGATCGGCGTGCTGGGACTCGACTCCGCGCTCCCGGTCTTCCCGAGCGTCGCCGAGGCAATCGACCCGGGTCTTCCCGGCTAG
- a CDS encoding MarR family winged helix-turn-helix transcriptional regulator, producing MPHRTGLPHRPEQVSEDVCAASELLEVLWGRGQEAAALGVVSPSQLRALLVIEQQEGSNLRSLGEALGSRAPSVSRLCDRMEAMGLVQRDPSPTSRREVELRLTRRGRELLEEYRAIRTRELTAVLERMQPSEVAALAAGLTAFRSAASQRLTGDRSPAARLRDDVADSA from the coding sequence ATGCCCCACCGCACCGGACTTCCTCACCGCCCTGAACAGGTGTCCGAGGACGTCTGTGCCGCGTCCGAGCTTCTGGAGGTGTTGTGGGGCCGGGGCCAGGAGGCCGCCGCGCTCGGCGTGGTCTCCCCCTCCCAGCTTCGCGCGCTGCTCGTCATCGAGCAGCAGGAGGGGAGCAACCTCCGCTCGCTCGGTGAGGCGCTGGGCTCGCGGGCGCCCTCGGTGAGCCGGCTCTGCGACCGGATGGAGGCCATGGGCCTGGTCCAGCGGGACCCGAGCCCGACGAGCCGCCGGGAGGTCGAGCTGCGCCTGACCCGCAGGGGCCGGGAGCTGCTGGAGGAGTACCGGGCGATCCGTACCCGGGAGCTCACCGCCGTACTGGAGAGAATGCAGCCCTCCGAGGTGGCGGCTCTGGCCGCGGGGCTCACCGCCTTCCGCTCGGCGGCATCGCAGCGGCTCACCGGCGACCGGAGTCCGGCCGCGCGGCTTCGCGACGACGTCGCGGACAGCGCCTAG
- a CDS encoding PP2C family protein-serine/threonine phosphatase yields MNAHTEIERALRAAAPYALVGTVRDFLAEKYGARSVQLLLADYGMTVLNPVDPSDGLGQPLSVYNSPQGRAFGSQRPHEGRTGPDDAADHYFPVTVRGERLGILTVRLPSARSTPHVMDDLTHVAELLGHELVVAERETDHYQRARRTTRLTLAAEMQWQLLPARSFAAPEYAIGAQLEPAYAIHGDNFDWAAEGDQLSVAVTNGLGEGIRASLLTNLAVNALRNARRAGIGIADQAALADQAIYDQHRGAAHVSTLLLRFDLATGAVDAVDAGSPQLWRLRGRTVTRVALDAQLPLGMFEESQYVVQHLQARPGDRLLLVSDGVYDAVSPLGEKYAERGLARAVLATRLLSAAAVPGAVLRELAEHRSSDTLDDALVMCIDWFGRQDARG; encoded by the coding sequence GTGAATGCCCACACGGAGATCGAACGAGCGCTACGCGCGGCGGCACCGTACGCCCTGGTCGGGACGGTGCGCGACTTCCTCGCGGAAAAATACGGCGCACGCTCGGTGCAGCTGCTGCTGGCGGACTACGGAATGACCGTGCTCAACCCGGTCGACCCCTCCGACGGCCTCGGCCAGCCGCTCTCGGTGTACAACAGCCCCCAGGGCCGCGCCTTCGGCAGCCAGCGCCCGCACGAGGGACGGACCGGACCCGACGACGCGGCCGACCACTACTTTCCGGTCACCGTCCGGGGCGAGCGCCTCGGCATCCTCACCGTCCGGCTGCCGTCCGCGCGCTCCACCCCGCACGTCATGGACGACCTCACGCATGTGGCCGAACTCCTGGGGCACGAGCTGGTCGTCGCCGAGCGGGAGACCGACCACTACCAGCGGGCCCGCCGCACCACGCGCCTGACCCTCGCCGCCGAAATGCAGTGGCAGCTGCTTCCCGCCCGGTCGTTCGCCGCCCCGGAGTACGCCATAGGGGCCCAGCTCGAACCCGCCTACGCCATCCACGGCGACAACTTCGACTGGGCGGCGGAGGGCGACCAGCTCAGCGTGGCCGTGACCAACGGCCTGGGCGAAGGCATCCGCGCCTCCCTGCTCACCAACCTCGCCGTGAACGCGCTGCGCAACGCCAGGAGAGCCGGGATCGGCATCGCGGACCAGGCGGCCCTCGCCGACCAGGCCATCTACGACCAGCACCGCGGCGCCGCCCACGTGTCCACCCTGCTGCTCCGCTTCGACCTGGCCACCGGGGCGGTCGACGCCGTGGACGCGGGCTCTCCGCAGCTGTGGCGGCTGCGCGGCCGCACGGTGACGCGGGTGGCGCTGGACGCCCAGTTGCCGCTGGGCATGTTCGAGGAGTCGCAGTACGTCGTCCAGCACCTCCAGGCCCGCCCGGGGGACCGGCTGCTGCTCGTCAGCGACGGGGTCTACGACGCGGTGTCACCGCTCGGTGAGAAGTACGCGGAACGCGGCCTGGCCAGGGCGGTCCTCGCCACCCGTCTGCTGTCGGCCGCCGCGGTGCCGGGGGCGGTGCTGCGGGAACTCGCGGAGCACCGCTCGTCGGACACGCTCGACGACGCGCTGGTCATGTGCATCGACTGGTTCGGCCGGCAGGACGCCCGGGGCTGA
- a CDS encoding ATP-binding protein gives MNEQAISRPDDSPRSCPPTEALHSAEVFDGEPGCISQARALADRFLVRLVSEWMAVLGTHTRNDLMLAVSELVTNAERYSHGPYLLELEGTAERISITVYDSSSALPVFYAPDPSRLGGHGMEIVVALCDRVTAERVPVGKRIRAEFTLSS, from the coding sequence ATGAACGAACAGGCGATCTCCCGGCCGGACGACTCCCCCCGGAGCTGTCCGCCCACGGAGGCATTGCACAGCGCCGAGGTGTTCGACGGCGAGCCGGGGTGCATTTCCCAGGCACGGGCGCTGGCCGACCGTTTCCTGGTCAGGCTGGTGTCCGAGTGGATGGCGGTGCTCGGCACCCACACCCGCAATGACCTGATGCTGGCGGTGAGTGAGCTGGTCACCAACGCCGAGCGCTACAGCCACGGCCCGTACCTGCTGGAGCTGGAGGGCACCGCGGAGCGGATCAGCATCACGGTGTACGACAGCAGCAGCGCGCTGCCGGTGTTCTACGCCCCCGATCCGAGCCGCCTGGGCGGTCACGGCATGGAGATCGTGGTGGCCCTGTGCGACCGGGTCACCGCCGAGCGGGTGCCGGTCGGCAAGCGCATCCGGGCCGAGTTCACGCTCAGCAGCTGA
- a CDS encoding response regulator, whose amino-acid sequence MNTSVLPIEILLVEDDPGDELMTREAFQDNKIRNTLHVARDGEEALDFLYRRGAHAEAPRPDLILLDLNLPKYDGRQVLEQIKQDPVLSLIPVVVLTTSSAEEDILRSYKLHANAYVTKPVDLDQFMAAVRQIDEFFLTVVRLPGRA is encoded by the coding sequence GTGAACACCTCCGTACTGCCCATCGAGATCCTTCTCGTCGAGGACGACCCCGGCGACGAGCTGATGACGCGCGAGGCGTTCCAGGACAACAAGATCCGCAACACGCTCCACGTGGCGCGGGACGGCGAGGAGGCGCTCGACTTCCTCTACCGCCGGGGCGCGCACGCCGAGGCGCCCCGCCCCGATCTGATCCTGCTCGACCTCAACCTCCCCAAGTACGACGGCCGCCAGGTCCTGGAGCAGATCAAGCAGGACCCCGTGCTCTCCCTCATCCCGGTCGTCGTGCTGACCACGTCCTCCGCCGAGGAGGACATCCTGCGCAGCTACAAACTGCACGCCAACGCCTATGTCACCAAGCCGGTCGACCTCGACCAGTTCATGGCGGCCGTGCGCCAGATCGACGAGTTCTTCCTCACCGTGGTACGGCTTCCCGGCCGCGCGTAA
- a CDS encoding sensor histidine kinase: protein MSGDIPDTTAKPAGFRARLSVQNWVHLILGCFVLVVCGCLVVGGLVLSRISDRTTELVDRIQPARSASFQLQNALLDQETGVRGYALTGDASFLEPFAAGKEAEQDRLARVRAAMGDSAPYNRDLDRIAAASAQWRRVHADPLIAVVRRDGPGGRSSERTTQSKAAFDRLRQLYGTQQAHLDAARDRARTQLDDARHTRDRVLIALVIGFVVCVISLSVLLQRMVGRPLNALAEASGRVRSGSFRRRRIEVRGPSDVRAVAAAVEDMRGRLVAEVDAAQEREELLAQQTVELRRSNSELEQFAYVASHDLQEPLRKVASFCQLLEKRYGTELDGRGKQYIDFAVDGAKRMQVLINDLLTFSRVGRVHDRWNPVDLDGALDRALANLALVIEESGTTVVRAAPLPPVTGDPTTLTMIWQNLVGNAVKFRRPDEPCVITVGCEREGDDWHFTMTDNGIGIAPEFAEKVFVIFQRLHPRDEYEGTGIGLALCRKIIEFHGGRIWLDPESRQGARIHFLLPADAPAEPAGPTLPAEISGETA from the coding sequence ATGAGCGGTGACATACCCGACACCACCGCGAAGCCGGCCGGATTCCGGGCTCGTCTGTCCGTCCAGAACTGGGTCCATCTGATCCTGGGCTGTTTCGTACTCGTCGTCTGCGGCTGTCTGGTGGTCGGCGGGCTGGTCCTGTCCCGGATCTCCGACCGGACCACCGAGCTGGTGGACCGTATCCAGCCGGCCCGCTCCGCCTCCTTCCAGCTGCAGAACGCGCTGCTCGACCAGGAGACGGGCGTACGCGGCTACGCGCTGACCGGTGACGCCTCGTTCCTGGAGCCGTTCGCCGCGGGCAAGGAGGCCGAACAGGACCGGCTGGCCCGGGTGCGCGCCGCGATGGGTGACAGCGCGCCGTACAACCGCGACCTGGACCGGATCGCCGCGGCCTCCGCACAGTGGCGCAGGGTGCACGCCGACCCGCTGATCGCGGTCGTCCGCCGCGACGGACCCGGGGGCCGCTCCTCGGAGCGGACCACGCAGAGCAAGGCCGCCTTCGACCGGCTGCGGCAGCTCTACGGCACCCAGCAGGCGCATCTCGATGCTGCCCGGGACCGGGCACGCACCCAGCTGGACGACGCGCGCCACACCCGCGACCGGGTGCTGATCGCCCTGGTGATCGGCTTCGTGGTGTGCGTGATCTCGCTCAGCGTGCTGCTGCAACGCATGGTGGGGCGCCCGTTGAACGCCCTGGCCGAGGCATCCGGGAGAGTCCGCTCGGGCAGCTTCCGCCGGCGCCGCATCGAGGTGCGCGGGCCGTCCGACGTACGGGCGGTGGCCGCGGCGGTCGAGGACATGCGCGGCCGGCTGGTGGCGGAGGTCGACGCCGCGCAGGAGCGGGAGGAACTGCTCGCACAGCAGACGGTGGAGCTGCGCAGGTCCAACTCCGAACTGGAGCAGTTCGCCTACGTCGCCTCGCACGACCTCCAGGAGCCGCTGCGCAAGGTGGCGTCGTTCTGCCAACTGCTGGAGAAGCGGTACGGCACGGAGCTGGACGGCCGGGGCAAGCAGTACATCGACTTCGCGGTCGACGGCGCCAAGCGCATGCAGGTGCTCATCAACGACCTGCTCACGTTCTCCCGGGTCGGGCGCGTCCACGACCGGTGGAACCCTGTCGACCTGGACGGGGCGCTGGACCGGGCGCTGGCCAATCTGGCGCTGGTGATCGAGGAGTCGGGGACCACGGTCGTCCGTGCCGCGCCCCTCCCCCCGGTCACCGGGGACCCCACGACGCTCACCATGATCTGGCAGAACCTGGTCGGGAACGCCGTGAAGTTCCGCCGCCCGGACGAGCCGTGCGTGATCACGGTCGGCTGCGAGCGGGAGGGCGACGACTGGCACTTCACCATGACGGACAACGGCATCGGCATCGCGCCCGAGTTCGCGGAGAAGGTCTTCGTCATCTTCCAGCGGCTGCACCCCCGCGACGAGTACGAGGGCACGGGCATCGGCCTCGCCCTGTGCCGCAAGATCATCGAGTTCCACGGCGGCCGGATCTGGCTCGATCCGGAGTCCCGCCAGGGCGCCCGCATCCACTTCCTCCTGCCCGCCGACGCCCCCGCGGAGCCGGCCGGCCCGACCCTCCCAGCCGAGATCTCCGGAGAGACCGCGTGA
- a CDS encoding PP2C family protein-serine/threonine phosphatase: MRMSAPARPPVPASFPLQTAHEADGGGSVWDVTGSILLVEDDAGDALLVEEMLADGELDSALTWCKTLSEALAYLRSHRAPVCVLLDLHLPDVHGLRAVTQIVDTSQDAAIVVLTGLAEADAGLKAVATGAQDYLVKGRLDPQALSRAIRYALQRKQVERAASALRANQLMAQENARLERGLLPIPLLNDDSFQAVARYEPGRAHGLLSGDFYDVVQTADGTVRAVIGDVSGHGAAEAALGVCLRVAWRTAVLCGTDPLEQLGLLESILVAERSDPHVFATVTSLVFPPEGDRVRVVRAGHPGLLLRQGGDVEWVEPEGGMALGLLPGHGQWPVNDVELTPGAALVLFTDGLFEGRNGPDTRLGEEGLLDMARGQARLAARPFVDALVAGASQAAAPHGGLADDVAVLHLGWSTTHER, translated from the coding sequence ATGCGCATGAGCGCCCCCGCTCGGCCTCCCGTCCCCGCCTCCTTCCCGCTCCAGACGGCCCACGAGGCCGACGGCGGGGGCTCCGTCTGGGACGTCACCGGTTCCATCCTGCTCGTCGAGGACGACGCGGGCGACGCGCTGCTCGTCGAGGAGATGCTCGCCGACGGTGAGCTGGACTCGGCGCTGACCTGGTGCAAGACCCTGTCCGAGGCACTGGCGTATCTGCGCTCGCACCGGGCGCCCGTCTGCGTCCTGCTCGACCTGCATCTGCCCGACGTCCACGGACTGCGGGCCGTCACACAGATCGTCGACACGTCCCAGGACGCCGCGATCGTGGTCCTGACCGGTCTCGCGGAGGCCGACGCGGGTCTGAAGGCCGTGGCGACCGGGGCGCAGGACTACCTCGTCAAGGGCCGGCTCGATCCGCAGGCGCTGTCGCGCGCGATCCGCTACGCCCTCCAGCGCAAGCAGGTCGAGCGGGCCGCCTCCGCCCTGCGGGCCAACCAGCTGATGGCGCAGGAGAACGCGCGCCTCGAACGCGGCCTGCTGCCCATACCGCTGCTGAACGACGACAGCTTCCAGGCCGTCGCCCGCTACGAACCGGGCCGCGCCCACGGCCTGCTCAGCGGTGACTTCTACGACGTGGTGCAGACGGCCGACGGCACGGTCCGGGCGGTCATCGGCGATGTGTCGGGGCACGGTGCGGCGGAGGCGGCGCTCGGCGTATGCCTGCGCGTGGCCTGGCGCACGGCCGTGCTGTGCGGAACCGATCCGCTGGAGCAGCTCGGGCTGCTGGAGTCGATCCTGGTCGCCGAGCGTTCCGATCCCCATGTCTTCGCGACCGTCACCTCGCTGGTCTTTCCGCCCGAAGGGGACCGGGTCCGCGTCGTCCGGGCCGGCCATCCGGGGCTGCTGCTGCGGCAGGGCGGAGACGTCGAGTGGGTGGAGCCCGAGGGCGGAATGGCGCTCGGGCTGCTTCCCGGGCACGGCCAGTGGCCGGTCAACGACGTGGAACTCACGCCCGGCGCCGCGCTCGTCCTGTTCACCGACGGCCTCTTCGAGGGGCGCAACGGTCCGGACACCCGGCTGGGCGAGGAAGGACTCCTCGACATGGCCCGGGGCCAGGCCCGCCTCGCCGCCCGCCCGTTCGTCGACGCACTCGTCGCGGGCGCCTCTCAGGCGGCGGCGCCGCACGGGGGGCTCGCCGACGACGTGGCCGTCCTGCACCTCGGCTGGAGCACCACCCATGAGCGGTGA